The following are from one region of the Falco biarmicus isolate bFalBia1 chromosome 1, bFalBia1.pri, whole genome shotgun sequence genome:
- the LOC130143912 gene encoding sodium-dependent serotonin transporter-like yields the protein MAEQPCPAPATSPPQQGMAPGPLAGPTPLGLRTHPRDKWSKKMDFLLSVIGFAVDLGNVWRFPYICYQNGGGAFLIPYTLMAVFGGVPLFYMELALGQFHRMGAIPIWKRICPIFKGIGFAICIIGLYVSFYYNTIIAWALYYFCSSFSGTLPWASCDNPWNTPNCTNYFGRSNVTWTNFSRSPAEEFYMRKVLEIQKSGGLYDVGGIHWQLLLCLFLIFTIVYFSLWKGVKTSGKVVWVTATLPYIVLLMLLVRGATLPGAWRGVVFYLRPDWSKLLSTAVWVDAAAQIFFSLGPGFGVLLALASYNHFHNNCYRDALVTSAVNCLTSFLSGFVIFTVLGYMAEMRDVEVEDVARDKGPSLLFITYPEAIANMVGSTFFAIIFFLMMITLGLDSTFGGLEAVITAVMDEYPQVLAGRRELFVLGLITVCFLGSLSTLTYGGAYVVKLLEEFGAGCSILAVVLLETIAVSWFYGIQRFSHDVKAMLGFMPGMFWKVCWVAISPALLAFIVISSLLDQPPLTLFDYQYPEWSILVGYLIGASSFICIPFYMVYKLVWTPGSFKQRLAVCIWPEKITRDLQAEVVCASPVL from the exons atggcagagcagccctgcccagcacctgccaccagccctccccagcagggCATGGCCCCAGGTCCCCTGGCTGGCCCCACACCCCTGGGGCTCCGAACCCACCCCAGGGACAAGTGGAGCAAGAAAATGGATTTCCTCCTCTCGGTCATCGGATTTGCTGTCGATCTGGGCAACGTCTGGCGGTTCCCTTACATCTGCTACCAAAACGGAGGGG GAGCCTTTCTCATCCCATACACACTGATGGCTGTTTTTGGAGGGGTGCCCCTCTTCTACATGGAGCTGGCCCTGGGGCAGTTCCACAGGATGGGTGCCATCCCCATCTGGAAGCGCATCTGCCCCATCTTTAAAG GCATCGGCTTCGCCATTTGCATCATTGGCCTGTACGTCTCCTTCTACTACAACACCATCATCGCCTGGGCTCTCTACTACTTCTGTTCGTCCTTCTCGGGCACGCTGCCCTGGGCAAGCTGCGACAACCCCTGGAACACACCCAACTGCACCAACTACTTTGGGAGGAGCAACGTGACCTGGACCAACTTCTCCAGGTCCCCTGCTGAGGAGTTTTATAT gaggAAAGTCCTGGAGATCCAGAAGTCTGGGGGTCTGTACGACGTGGGGGGGATCcactggcagctgctcctctgcctcttcctcatCTTCACGATTGTGTACTTCAGCCTCTGGAAAGGGGTGAAAACCTCTGGGAAG GTGGTGTGGGTGACAGCCACGCTGCCCTACATTGTCCTGCTCATGCTTCTGGTCCGGGGGGCCACCCTGCCCGGCGCCTGGAGGGGAGTTGTCTTCTACCTGCGCCCGGACTGGAGCAAGCTCCTGAGCACCGCG GTTTGGGTTGATGCTGCtgcacagattttcttctccttggGCCCTGGATTTGGTGTACTTCTTGCTCTGGCCAGTTACAACCATTTCCACAACAACTGCTACCG GGACGCACTCGTCACCAGTGCAGTGAACTGCCTCACCAGCTTCCTCTCAGGCTTTGTCATCTTCACTGTGCTGGGCTACATGGCTGAGATGAGGGATGTGGAAGTGGAGGATGTCGCGAGAGATAAAG GACCAAGCCTCCTCTTTATCACCTACCCTGAAGCAATCGCCAACATGGTGGGATCCACCTTCTTCGCCATCATATTCTTCCTGATGATGATAACGCTGGGGCTGGACAGCACG TTTGGGGGCTTGGAGGCCGTCATCACAGCTGTGATGGATGAGTACCCCCAGGTCCTGGCTGGGCGACGGGAGCTCTTTGTCCTCGGCCTCATCACAGTCTGTTTCCTGGGCTCCCTGAGCACCCTCACCTAC GGGGGAGCCTACGTGgtgaagctgctggaggagtTTGGTGCTGGCTGCTCAATCCTGGCAGTGGTGCTACTGGAAACAATAGCTGTCTCCTGGTTTTATG GGATACAGAGGTTCTCCCACGATGTGAAAGCCATGCTGGGCTTCATGCCAGGGATGTTCTGGAAGGTGTGCTGGGTCGCCATCAGCCCTGCCTTGTTAGCG TTCATAGTTATCAGCTCCCTCCTGGACCAGCCACCTCTGACACTCTTTGACTATCAGTACCCTGAGTGGAGTATCTTGGTGGGGTACCTCATAGGAGCATCGTCCTTCATCTGCATCCCCTTCTACATGGTGTACAAGCTCGTCTGGACGCCAGGGTCCTTCAAGCAG CGCCTTGCTGTCTGCATTTGGCCAGAGAAAATAACACGAGACCTGCAAGCAGAAGTGGTGTGCGCGTCACCTGTCCTGTAG